The Miscanthus floridulus cultivar M001 chromosome 17, ASM1932011v1, whole genome shotgun sequence genome has a window encoding:
- the LOC136517065 gene encoding probable magnesium transporter NIPA4: MGGAQLVGRWVESYTGMSTDNIKGLLLALSSSLFIGASFIVKKKGLKKAGASGVRAGVGGYSYLLEPLWWAGMITMIVGEIANFAAYAFAPAILVTPLGALSIIISAILAHIMLREKLHIFGILGCILCVVGSTTIVLHAPPERQIESVAEVWDLATEPAFLFYAAVVLAASFVLIFHFVPQYGQTHIMVYIGICSLVGSLSVMSVKALGIALKLTFSGMNQLVYPQTWVFSFVVISCIVTQMNYLNKALDTFNTAVVSPIYYTMFTSLTILASVIMFEDWDRQNPTQIVTEMCGFVTILSGTFLLHKTKDMVDGLPPNLPIRLPKHADEDGYAAEGIPLRSAADGIPLRSPRTTDSFRSS, from the exons ATGGGGGGAGCGCAGCTGGTGGGGAGATGGGTGGAGTCGTACACGGGGATGTCGACGGACAACATCAAGGGCCTGCTGCTCGCGCTCTCCTCCAGCCTCTTCATCGGTGCCAGCTTCATCGTCAAGAAGAAGGGGCTCAAGAAGGCCGGCGCGTCCGGCGTCCGAGCAG GTGTTGGTGGCTACTCATACTTGCTTGAGCCACTGTGGTGGGCAGGAATGATAACAA TGATTGTTGGCGAAATCGCTAACTTTGCAGCTTATGCATTTGCTCCTGCTATCCTGGTCACTCCACTTGGTGCACTTAGCATAATTATCAG TGCTATTCTTGCCCATATTATGTTGCGGGAGAAACTTCATATATTTGGTATACTTGGCTGTATTCTTTGTGTGGTGGGTTCAACAACAATTGTGCTTCATGCCCCTCCGGAGCGTCAAATTGAGTCCGTGGCAGAAGTGTGGGATCTTGCTACCGAACCAG CATTCCTATTCTATGCAGCTGTTGTGCTTGCAGCATCTTTTGTGCTCATATTCCATTTTGTCCCTCAGTATGGTCAGACACATATCATGGTATATATTGGCATATGTTCTCTTGTTGGATCTTTATCG GTCATGAGTGTCAAAGCTCTTGGGATAGCCTTGAAGCTTACATTTTCAGGGATGAACCAGCTAGTTTATCCACAAACATGGGTGTTCTCATTTGTTGTAATCTCATGCATTGTAACGCAGATGAACTATCTGAACAAG GCCCTTGACACATTCAACACTGCAGTTGTTTCACCCATATATTACACCATGTTTACATCCTTGACCATCTTGGCTAGTGTAATAATGTTCGAG GACTGGGATCGCCAAAATCCAACGCAAATTGTAACGGAGATGTGTGGCTTTGTTACAATCCTTTCTGGGACTTTTCTTCTTCACAAGACAAAGGATATGGTGGATG GTCTCCCACCAAATCTACCAATTCGGCTTCCTAAACATGCGGATGAGGATGGCTATGCAGCTGAAGGAATTCCTCTCAGATCTGCTGCTGATGGTATTCCGCTCAGGTCGCCAAGGACTACAGATTCATTTCGTTCGTCATGA